In one Streptomyces venezuelae genomic region, the following are encoded:
- a CDS encoding ABC transporter ATP-binding protein, with amino-acid sequence MIGLVPPAYDPAAPTTAETLPVGSAATVRTYVTELFKRHRRAFLLLILVNTLAVVASMVGPYLLGDLVEKVSDDARDLHLEFTISLFVIALLVQALFVREVRLRGAMLGERMLADLREDFLVRSVGLPPGVLERAGTGDLLSRITTDIDRLANAMREAVPQLAIGVVWVVLLLGGLVVTAPPLAPAVLVAVPLLVVGCRWYFKRAPAAYRSEAAGYAAVAAALTETVDAGRTVEAHRLGRRRVELSERRISEWTAWERYTLYLRSVLFPVINFTHTTVLCSTLMIGGVFVLQGWIGVGQLTTGVLIAQMLVDPLGIILRWYDELQVAQVSLARLVGVRDIEPDAGDASVSPDGRDVRADDVYFGYRPGVDVLREVSLAVEPGSRVALVGPSGAGKSTLGRLLAGIYGPRTGHVTLGGAALSAMPAEQVRAHVALVNQEHHVFVGSLRDNLLLARTGARDAELWAALGAVDAADWARGLDEGLDTEVGSGGFALTPAQAQQIALARLVLADPHTLVLDEATSLLDPRAARHLERSLARVLDGRTVVAIAHRLHTAHDADVIAVVESGRIAELGSHDQLVAADGAYAALWRSWHG; translated from the coding sequence ATGATCGGCCTGGTGCCCCCGGCTTACGATCCGGCGGCCCCCACGACGGCGGAAACCCTGCCCGTCGGCTCGGCCGCGACCGTACGCACCTACGTCACCGAACTGTTCAAGCGCCACCGCAGGGCCTTCCTCCTGCTGATCCTGGTGAACACGCTCGCCGTCGTCGCCTCGATGGTCGGCCCCTATCTGCTCGGCGACCTGGTCGAGAAGGTGTCGGACGACGCTCGCGACCTTCACCTGGAGTTCACGATCTCCCTGTTCGTGATCGCGCTGCTCGTACAGGCCCTTTTCGTACGGGAGGTGCGGCTGCGCGGCGCGATGCTCGGTGAGCGGATGCTGGCGGATCTGCGCGAGGACTTCCTCGTGCGGTCCGTCGGGCTGCCGCCGGGCGTCCTTGAGCGGGCCGGCACCGGAGACCTGCTCTCTCGCATCACCACGGACATCGACCGTCTCGCCAACGCCATGCGCGAAGCGGTGCCGCAGCTCGCCATCGGTGTGGTGTGGGTGGTGCTGCTGCTCGGCGGGCTCGTCGTGACGGCGCCGCCGCTGGCGCCCGCCGTGCTCGTCGCCGTGCCTCTGCTCGTGGTGGGCTGCCGCTGGTACTTCAAACGGGCGCCCGCCGCCTACCGCTCCGAGGCCGCCGGTTACGCCGCCGTGGCCGCCGCCCTCACCGAGACCGTCGACGCGGGACGCACCGTCGAGGCGCACCGCCTCGGCCGTCGCCGCGTCGAGCTGTCGGAGCGCCGCATCTCGGAATGGACAGCTTGGGAACGGTACACGCTCTACCTGCGGTCGGTCCTCTTTCCGGTCATCAACTTCACGCACACGACCGTGCTGTGCTCGACCCTGATGATCGGTGGTGTCTTCGTCCTCCAGGGCTGGATCGGTGTGGGGCAGCTGACCACCGGCGTCCTGATCGCCCAGATGCTCGTCGACCCGCTCGGCATCATCCTGCGGTGGTACGACGAACTGCAGGTCGCCCAGGTATCGCTGGCCCGGCTCGTCGGTGTCCGTGACATCGAGCCGGATGCCGGGGACGCTTCTGTCTCCCCGGATGGGCGCGATGTCCGTGCCGACGACGTGTACTTCGGCTACCGCCCCGGCGTCGACGTGCTTCGCGAGGTCTCCCTCGCCGTCGAGCCCGGCTCTCGTGTCGCCCTGGTCGGCCCGTCGGGCGCGGGCAAGTCGACGCTGGGCAGGCTCCTGGCCGGGATCTACGGTCCGCGCACCGGTCACGTCACCCTCGGCGGTGCCGCGCTGTCGGCGATGCCCGCCGAGCAGGTACGAGCACATGTCGCCCTGGTCAACCAGGAACACCATGTCTTCGTGGGGTCCCTGCGCGACAATCTCCTCCTGGCCAGGACCGGAGCCCGGGACGCCGAACTGTGGGCGGCGCTCGGCGCGGTCGACGCGGCCGACTGGGCACGCGGCCTCGACGAGGGCCTCGACACCGAGGTCGGATCCGGCGGTTTCGCGCTGACACCCGCGCAGGCCCAGCAGATCGCTCTGGCCCGTCTGGTCCTCGCCGACCCGCACACGCTGGTACTGGACGAGGCGACATCGCTCCTCGACCCACGCGCGGCACGGCACTTGGAGCGTTCCCTCGCCCGCGTGCTGGACGGCCGCACGGTGGTGGCGATCGCCCACCGGCTGCACACCGCGCACGACGCGGACGTCATCGCGGTGGTCGAGAGCGGCCGGATCGCGGAACTGGGCAGCCACGATCAACTGGTGGCAGCAGACGGCGCGTACGCAGCGCTGTGGCGGTCCTGGCACGGGTAG
- a CDS encoding L,D-transpeptidase family protein, translating into MRIAGTVRVVVAAAACGVLLTSCASGSDDSAKKGDAGADHGKSPQAGAADSRTIPDVGDRLQSKIPAQSRQVVAVYGDGEDSAKSTVVLYTKSGAKGTTWEKARSWPAHNGKKGWTTDHRENDKRSPVGVFTLTDAGGVLADPGAKFPYTKSSSIQAPHYWPKTHWHDFDYVIAIDYNRAKGTPPNDPTRPQGQAKGGSIWLHMDHGSGTSGCVSLSKPAMEYLLRTLDPKQHPVVVMGDRAHLEA; encoded by the coding sequence ATGCGAATAGCCGGTACGGTGCGAGTGGTGGTCGCGGCAGCGGCCTGCGGTGTCCTTCTGACGTCCTGCGCGAGTGGAAGTGACGACAGCGCGAAGAAGGGCGACGCCGGCGCCGACCATGGAAAGAGTCCTCAGGCCGGGGCCGCCGACTCGCGGACAATCCCCGATGTCGGCGACCGGTTGCAGTCCAAGATTCCCGCGCAGTCCCGCCAGGTCGTCGCGGTCTACGGCGACGGTGAGGATTCGGCGAAGTCGACCGTCGTGCTCTACACGAAGTCGGGGGCGAAGGGCACCACCTGGGAGAAGGCCCGCAGCTGGCCCGCGCACAACGGCAAGAAGGGCTGGACGACCGACCACCGCGAGAACGACAAGCGCAGTCCGGTCGGCGTGTTCACGCTCACCGACGCGGGTGGCGTCCTCGCCGACCCGGGGGCCAAGTTCCCGTACACGAAATCGTCGTCCATTCAGGCCCCGCACTACTGGCCCAAGACGCACTGGCACGATTTTGACTACGTCATCGCGATCGACTACAACCGCGCCAAGGGCACCCCGCCGAACGATCCGACGCGGCCACAAGGCCAGGCCAAAGGCGGCAGCATCTGGTTGCACATGGACCACGGCAGCGGCACGTCGGGCTGCGTGAGTCTGTCGAAGCCGGCGATGGAGTACTTGCTGCGCACGCTCGACCCGAAGCAGCATCCGGTCGTGGTCATGGGCGATCGGGCACATCTGGAGGCGTAA
- a CDS encoding Gfo/Idh/MocA family oxidoreductase, which yields MHDENVTPHPEGTIPDGTESGGAGDGHSRRAVLRTAGLAGAGLGVAAFASGTAHADAHGSATTGAAGPGAAEDTAAAPARKGKTMIGVPFQRRSTVRVGIIGLGNRGGSMIDLFLAIPGVRVVALCDPVKDKTAAAAKKVTAAGQPAPATYTKGDHDYENLCKRGDIDFVYVATPWDFHFAMAKSAMLNGKHVGVECPIALRLDELWELVDLSERTRRHCMQLENCCYGRNEMRVLRMAHAGKFGDLLHGAGAYNHDLRGLMFDPDYYEGPWRRLWHTRLRGDLYPNHGFGPVANYMDVNRGDRATHISSFGTPSLGLAEYRKEHMPAGDPSWKETYIESDRTISLVQTAKGRVIRLEHDVSTPHPYSRINSLGGTRGVFEDYPERIYIEPDHTNDEWGDFAKYADFDHWLWKEHSNPPGGHGGMDYIMIFRLMQTMQLGLVPDFDVYDAATWTAPVPLSHLSIKAKGAPQAIPDFTRGLWKKERPGVDSEKPKA from the coding sequence ATGCACGACGAGAACGTCACACCGCACCCTGAAGGCACCATTCCGGACGGCACCGAGAGCGGCGGGGCGGGTGACGGCCATTCACGTCGCGCGGTACTCCGTACTGCGGGCCTCGCCGGCGCGGGGCTCGGTGTCGCCGCCTTCGCGAGCGGTACGGCGCACGCAGACGCCCACGGCTCGGCCACCACCGGAGCGGCCGGGCCCGGAGCCGCGGAGGACACGGCCGCGGCGCCCGCGCGCAAGGGCAAGACGATGATCGGCGTGCCGTTCCAGCGCCGCTCGACGGTCCGGGTGGGGATCATCGGACTCGGCAACCGCGGCGGCAGCATGATCGACCTGTTCCTCGCGATCCCCGGCGTGCGCGTCGTCGCGCTCTGCGACCCGGTCAAGGACAAGACCGCGGCCGCCGCGAAGAAGGTCACGGCCGCGGGCCAGCCCGCCCCGGCGACGTACACCAAGGGCGACCACGACTACGAGAACCTGTGCAAGCGCGGGGACATCGACTTCGTGTACGTGGCGACGCCCTGGGACTTCCACTTCGCCATGGCCAAGTCGGCGATGCTGAACGGCAAACACGTGGGCGTGGAATGTCCCATCGCCCTGCGCCTCGACGAGCTGTGGGAGCTGGTCGACCTCTCCGAGCGCACCCGCAGACACTGCATGCAGCTGGAGAACTGCTGTTACGGCAGGAACGAGATGCGCGTCCTGCGGATGGCGCACGCGGGCAAGTTCGGCGACCTGCTGCACGGCGCGGGCGCCTACAACCACGATCTGCGCGGCCTGATGTTCGACCCCGACTACTACGAGGGGCCGTGGCGGCGCCTCTGGCACACCCGGCTGCGCGGCGACCTCTACCCCAACCACGGCTTCGGTCCCGTCGCCAACTACATGGACGTCAACCGCGGCGACCGCGCCACCCACATATCCAGCTTCGGCACGCCCTCCCTCGGCCTCGCCGAGTACCGCAAGGAGCACATGCCCGCGGGGGACCCGAGCTGGAAGGAGACGTACATCGAGAGCGACCGCACCATCAGCCTGGTCCAGACGGCGAAGGGCCGGGTCATCCGCCTGGAACACGACGTCAGCACGCCCCACCCCTACTCGCGGATCAACAGCCTCGGCGGCACACGGGGCGTCTTCGAGGACTACCCCGAGCGCATCTACATAGAGCCGGACCACACGAACGACGAGTGGGGCGACTTCGCCAAGTACGCCGACTTCGACCACTGGCTATGGAAGGAGCACTCCAACCCGCCCGGCGGCCACGGCGGCATGGACTACATCATGATCTTCCGTCTGATGCAGACCATGCAGCTCGGCCTGGTCCCCGACTTCGACGTGTACGACGCCGCGACATGGACGGCCCCCGTTCCGCTGAGCCACCTGTCGATCAAGGCGAAGGGCGCGCCGCAGGCGATCCCCGACTTCACGCGTGGTCTGTGGAAGAAGGAGCGGCCGGGAGTGGACTCGGAGAAGCCCAAGGCGTAA
- a CDS encoding FAD-binding and (Fe-S)-binding domain-containing protein, translated as MPLLEPEPDALRPGAASRTDGPAHDRVPDRRGGGTPEPLRSELIALLGADKVLTKVSDLVRYASDASPYRFVPQVVVVPEDIDDLSAVLSYAHGKGREVVFRAAGTSLNGQAQGEDILVDVRKHWSGVEVLDGGGRARIGPGTTVVRANAALSRFGRVLGPDPASAIACTVGGVVANNASGMTAGTTRNSYRTVASLTVVLPSGTVVDTAEPDADEQLAHAEPDLCAGLLTIKREIEADPELVARIREKYEIKNTNGYRLDAFLDGTTPVEILRGLMVGSEGTFGFLSEIVFDTLPLDRHTSTALLFFPSLPAAAAAVPLFNAAGALAVELMDGNTLRASVSVQGVPADWAELPKSTAALLVEFRAPDEAAQEAYEAAAAKALEGLELTAPVPSVTNAFTRDARTIGGYWKARKAFVTAVGGSRPSGTTLITEDFAVPPTRLAEACEALLDLQTRHGFDAAVAGHAAHGNLHFLLAFDAAVPADVERYAAFMDEFCRLTVERFDGSLKAEHATGRNIAPFLELEWGPKATELMWRTKQVIDPDGVLAPRIVLDRDPKAHLRGLKTIPRVEPIADPCIECGFCEPTCPSEDLTTTPRQRIVLRREMMRQPAGSPVEDGLVEAYGYDAVDTCAGDSTCSIACPVGIDTGALMKEFRHARHSPREERAAAVVAKNFKAVEASARLAVAAADRISDRLLTAVTRGARKAVRPDLVPEWLPRIPGAAARKLPRTARVGASAVYYPACVNRIFGSPGDRSLAEAVVAVSARAGKAVWIPDDVAGTCCATIWHSKGYVAGNRVMANRIVEAAWGWTAGGRLPLVVDASSCTLGIAHEVVPYLTADNRELHRELTVVDSIVWAADELLPRLTVHRTVGSAVLHPTCSMQHLGDEAQLRAVAEACADEVVVPDDAGCCAFAGDRGMLHKELTESATRKEAAEVMSRPFDAHLSANRMCEVGMDHATGRGYYSVLLELERVTRP; from the coding sequence ATGCCACTGCTGGAGCCCGAGCCCGACGCCCTGCGCCCCGGTGCCGCGTCGCGCACGGACGGCCCCGCCCACGACCGCGTGCCGGACCGGCGCGGCGGCGGCACCCCGGAGCCGCTCCGCTCGGAACTGATCGCGCTGCTCGGCGCGGACAAGGTCCTGACGAAGGTCTCGGACCTGGTGCGGTACGCCTCGGACGCCAGCCCCTACCGCTTCGTGCCGCAGGTCGTGGTCGTCCCCGAGGACATCGACGACCTGTCGGCCGTCCTGTCGTACGCGCACGGCAAGGGCCGCGAAGTCGTCTTCCGCGCGGCCGGTACGTCGCTGAACGGCCAGGCGCAGGGCGAGGACATCCTCGTCGACGTGCGCAAGCACTGGTCGGGCGTGGAGGTGCTCGACGGGGGCGGGCGCGCGCGCATCGGCCCCGGCACGACGGTCGTGCGGGCCAACGCGGCGCTCTCCCGGTTCGGCCGCGTGCTCGGCCCCGACCCCGCGAGCGCGATCGCCTGCACGGTCGGTGGCGTCGTCGCGAACAACGCGTCGGGCATGACGGCGGGCACCACCCGCAACTCGTACCGCACGGTCGCCTCGCTCACCGTCGTCCTCCCCTCCGGCACGGTCGTGGACACGGCCGAGCCTGACGCGGACGAACAGCTTGCGCACGCGGAGCCCGATCTGTGCGCGGGCCTGCTGACGATCAAACGCGAGATCGAGGCCGACCCGGAGCTGGTGGCCCGGATCCGCGAGAAGTACGAGATCAAGAACACCAACGGCTACCGCCTCGACGCGTTCCTCGACGGCACGACGCCCGTGGAGATCCTGCGAGGCCTGATGGTCGGCTCCGAGGGGACCTTCGGCTTCCTCTCCGAGATCGTCTTCGACACGCTGCCGCTGGACCGGCACACGAGCACCGCTCTGCTGTTCTTCCCTTCGCTGCCCGCGGCCGCCGCCGCTGTGCCGTTGTTCAACGCGGCGGGCGCCCTCGCCGTCGAGCTCATGGACGGCAACACCCTGCGGGCTTCGGTCAGCGTCCAGGGAGTGCCCGCCGACTGGGCGGAGCTGCCGAAGTCGACGGCCGCGCTCCTGGTCGAGTTCCGCGCCCCCGACGAGGCCGCGCAGGAGGCGTACGAAGCGGCGGCCGCGAAGGCTCTGGAAGGCCTGGAACTGACCGCTCCCGTGCCGTCGGTGACCAACGCGTTCACGCGCGACGCCAGGACGATCGGTGGCTACTGGAAGGCGCGCAAGGCGTTCGTCACCGCCGTCGGCGGCTCCCGTCCCTCGGGCACGACGCTGATCACCGAGGACTTCGCGGTTCCGCCCACTCGGCTGGCCGAGGCCTGTGAAGCGCTGCTCGACCTCCAGACGCGGCACGGCTTCGACGCCGCCGTCGCGGGCCACGCGGCGCACGGGAACCTCCACTTCCTGCTCGCCTTCGACGCGGCGGTCCCCGCCGACGTCGAGCGCTATGCCGCCTTCATGGACGAGTTCTGCCGGCTGACCGTGGAGCGCTTCGACGGGTCCCTCAAGGCGGAACACGCCACGGGCCGCAACATCGCGCCGTTCCTGGAGCTCGAATGGGGCCCGAAGGCAACCGAGCTGATGTGGCGCACGAAGCAGGTCATCGACCCGGACGGAGTGCTCGCTCCCCGCATCGTCCTGGACCGGGACCCGAAGGCACATCTGCGCGGCCTGAAGACCATCCCGAGGGTGGAGCCGATCGCCGACCCGTGCATCGAGTGCGGCTTCTGCGAACCGACATGCCCCAGCGAGGACTTGACCACGACACCGCGCCAGCGCATCGTGCTGCGCCGCGAGATGATGCGCCAGCCGGCGGGCTCCCCGGTGGAGGACGGCCTCGTCGAGGCGTACGGGTACGACGCCGTGGACACCTGCGCGGGCGATTCGACGTGCAGCATCGCCTGCCCTGTGGGCATCGACACGGGCGCCCTGATGAAGGAGTTCCGGCACGCACGGCACTCACCGCGCGAGGAGAGGGCGGCCGCTGTCGTCGCGAAGAACTTCAAGGCCGTCGAGGCGTCGGCGCGGCTCGCGGTGGCCGCCGCCGACCGGATCAGCGACCGCCTGCTCACCGCGGTCACCCGCGGCGCACGCAAGGCCGTGCGCCCGGACCTCGTCCCGGAATGGCTGCCGCGGATCCCCGGGGCAGCGGCGCGCAAGCTGCCGCGCACCGCGCGCGTGGGAGCATCCGCCGTCTACTACCCGGCGTGCGTCAACCGCATCTTCGGCAGCCCCGGCGACCGCTCCCTGGCGGAGGCCGTCGTCGCCGTCTCCGCTCGCGCGGGGAAGGCGGTGTGGATTCCGGACGATGTCGCGGGAACGTGCTGCGCGACGATCTGGCACTCGAAGGGGTACGTCGCGGGCAACCGGGTCATGGCCAATCGCATCGTCGAGGCGGCGTGGGGCTGGACGGCGGGCGGCCGCCTGCCGCTGGTCGTCGACGCCTCGTCCTGCACGCTCGGCATCGCCCACGAGGTCGTGCCCTATCTCACCGCGGACAACCGGGAGTTGCACCGGGAGCTCACGGTCGTCGACTCGATCGTCTGGGCCGCCGACGAACTGCTCCCCCGGCTGACGGTGCACCGCACGGTCGGCTCCGCCGTCCTGCACCCCACCTGCTCCATGCAGCACCTCGGCGACGAGGCGCAGCTCCGTGCCGTCGCCGAGGCGTGTGCGGACGAGGTGGTCGTCCCGGACGACGCCGGGTGCTGCGCCTTCGCGGGCGACCGGGGCATGCTCCACAAGGAGCTCACGGAGTCGGCGACGCGCAAGGAGGCCGCGGAGGTCATGTCCCGCCCCTTCGACGCGCATCTCTCCGCGAACCGCATGTGCGAGGTGGGCATGGACCACGCTACGGGTCGCGGCTACTACTCCGTACTCCTGGAACTGGAGCGCGTGACGCGCCCGTGA
- a CDS encoding peptide-N4-asparagine amidase, with amino-acid sequence MRRRVMSMLAGATLAASTLLGAGPVAADTAVGTAAGTPPVEFGDDWHDPVTAAPPVPKPHTKSCEVTVAEAQFKDFTPYKGEYTPPTKCGKGRWGKVVLRLDGKVKGRQYDRLGYLRIGGVEVLRTSTPEPSVDGITWSVEKDVTRYRETLSRDQQVEMLIGNVVNDTYTGIIDVKATLTFYEAAKPTTVPDRVLPLGDGKDGATLTTPRNSERIVAEVYATGSGGGCEEYWYLTVPGAAPYSCKADHGPYREVQVKVDGQLAGIAAPFPTVWTGGWSNPFLWYVIPGPRAFDIKPIEYDLTPFAGVLNDGRAHRVEVSVVGVPEAQTGWSTPVNVLVWQDEKSDRVTGRLTGHQENTPVNTTKYMPGTGEEAHRLDTEGGHRLRVSGYVNTSHGRVATTVTRSLANTSLHRWTEGESTDALKATWTDRETVTAGRRAVRTDRTYTMDGTTTLGAGDRLRTEISLGDRAESVTRTGGRRTGWSVLDDRYDGDATYTANVPRDQRHAVGTSRERYRLTGDTGCYDRTIATAQGTLTRDHRRC; translated from the coding sequence ATGAGAAGACGCGTCATGTCCATGCTCGCCGGAGCGACCCTCGCGGCGAGCACCCTCCTCGGTGCCGGTCCAGTAGCGGCCGACACGGCGGTAGGCACAGCGGCCGGTACGCCCCCCGTGGAATTCGGCGACGACTGGCACGACCCGGTCACTGCCGCGCCGCCCGTACCGAAACCGCACACCAAGTCCTGCGAAGTGACGGTCGCCGAGGCACAGTTCAAGGACTTCACCCCGTACAAAGGTGAGTACACGCCTCCGACGAAATGCGGCAAGGGCCGATGGGGCAAGGTGGTGCTGCGGCTGGACGGGAAGGTGAAGGGGCGGCAGTACGACCGTCTCGGGTACCTGCGCATAGGCGGGGTCGAAGTTCTGCGCACATCGACTCCGGAGCCGTCGGTCGACGGCATCACCTGGTCCGTGGAGAAGGACGTCACCCGCTACCGCGAGACGCTGAGCCGCGACCAGCAGGTCGAGATGCTCATCGGCAACGTCGTCAACGACACGTACACCGGCATCATCGACGTCAAGGCGACGCTGACGTTCTACGAGGCGGCCAAGCCGACGACAGTGCCTGACCGTGTCCTCCCGCTCGGCGACGGCAAGGACGGCGCCACCCTCACCACGCCGCGCAACAGCGAACGCATCGTCGCCGAGGTGTACGCCACCGGCTCAGGCGGAGGCTGTGAGGAGTACTGGTATCTGACCGTGCCCGGCGCCGCGCCCTACTCCTGCAAGGCCGATCACGGCCCCTACCGCGAGGTGCAGGTCAAGGTCGACGGACAACTGGCGGGCATCGCCGCGCCGTTCCCGACCGTCTGGACCGGTGGCTGGTCTAACCCCTTCCTCTGGTACGTGATCCCGGGGCCCCGCGCCTTCGACATCAAGCCCATCGAGTACGACCTGACTCCCTTCGCGGGCGTTCTCAACGACGGCCGCGCCCACCGGGTGGAGGTCTCCGTCGTCGGTGTCCCCGAGGCGCAGACGGGATGGAGCACACCGGTCAACGTGCTGGTCTGGCAGGACGAGAAGAGCGACCGCGTCACGGGCAGGTTGACCGGCCACCAGGAGAACACCCCGGTCAACACGACCAAGTACATGCCCGGGACGGGCGAAGAGGCGCACCGGCTGGACACCGAGGGCGGTCACCGGCTCCGCGTGTCGGGGTACGTGAACACGTCGCACGGACGGGTGGCGACGACCGTGACCCGCAGCCTCGCGAACACGTCCCTGCACCGCTGGACCGAGGGTGAGTCGACGGACGCGCTCAAGGCCACTTGGACGGACCGGGAGACGGTCACCGCGGGTCGCCGCGCCGTGCGCACCGACCGGACGTACACCATGGACGGCACCACGACCCTGGGCGCCGGTGACCGGCTGCGCACCGAGATCTCCCTCGGCGACCGCGCCGAGAGCGTCACCAGGACGGGAGGCCGGCGCACCGGCTGGTCCGTGCTGGACGACCGTTACGACGGCGACGCGACGTACACGGCGAACGTTCCCCGCGATCAGCGGCACGCCGTGGGCACATCGCGCGAGCGCTACCGCCTGACCGGCGACACGGGCTGCTACGACCGGACGATCGCCACCGCGCAAGGAACCCTGACGCGGGACCATCGGCGCTGCTGA
- a CDS encoding ABC transporter transmembrane domain-containing protein yields MQIRDLPYPDPGVPDARSGPRFLLWLGRNQLGGQLKSLAWGLLHFGSIAGLPYMVGVAVEAVLDRSGGRLALAGSLIVLLGIAIALGDMMLHRTAVTNWITAAARVQQLLARKTATLGSALTRRVAAGEVVAVSTGDVEKIGWFVEALSRFAAAALTVVLVCVGLLVYQPALGIIVAIGIPVLALAVLPLLPRATRRADHQREKAGRATELASDTVAGLRVLRGIGGEELFLDRYRTASQEVRTAAVRSARMWAVISAIQVLMPGLLLVAVVWQGVHLAREGRVTVGELVTVYSAIMILNYPLRHFEEIAMAYSFSRPSAKRAARVLSLQRTTESAGARDASERQADGPVDPLGDRLGDRLGEHLGERLGDRLGERASAKAAKLPTGGSLTPTGDLYDPATGLLAPAGRLTAVVCGDPDEAGRLAERLGGHPAFDGATDLPSVRLGDVPLDDLSLATARTAVLVQDKDPVLLSGTLRELLDVPASGAVSPEEALDAAQCSDVLDALAQASTDDDPMAAHLTERGRSLSGGQRQRLALARSLVTDPEALVLDEPTSAVDSHTEARVAEGIRHLRGGRTTVVLTSSPLLLDRAERVVFLADGEVAAVGAHRELVHTEPRYRAVVTRETDAERSAADARTATNANADTSTSTSTHAHTKTHILTDFDIEETA; encoded by the coding sequence ATGCAGATTCGCGACCTTCCGTATCCCGACCCCGGCGTCCCCGATGCCCGCTCGGGGCCACGCTTCCTGCTGTGGCTGGGCCGCAACCAGCTCGGCGGACAACTCAAGTCCCTCGCCTGGGGCCTGCTGCACTTCGGCTCCATCGCGGGCCTGCCGTACATGGTCGGCGTCGCCGTCGAGGCCGTCCTCGACCGGTCCGGCGGACGGCTCGCCCTCGCGGGCTCGCTGATCGTCCTCCTCGGCATCGCCATCGCGCTGGGCGACATGATGCTGCACCGCACCGCGGTCACCAACTGGATCACCGCCGCGGCCCGTGTACAGCAACTCCTGGCCCGCAAGACAGCCACGCTCGGCTCCGCGCTGACCCGGCGCGTCGCCGCGGGCGAGGTCGTGGCCGTCTCCACCGGCGACGTCGAGAAGATCGGCTGGTTCGTGGAGGCCCTGTCGCGGTTCGCCGCGGCGGCGCTCACCGTTGTCCTCGTCTGTGTCGGCCTCCTCGTCTACCAGCCCGCACTCGGCATCATCGTCGCGATCGGCATCCCGGTGCTCGCCCTCGCCGTCCTACCGCTGCTGCCCCGCGCCACGCGCCGAGCGGACCACCAGCGCGAGAAGGCGGGTCGGGCCACCGAGCTGGCATCGGACACCGTCGCCGGACTCCGGGTGCTGCGCGGCATCGGCGGCGAGGAACTCTTCCTCGACCGGTATCGCACCGCGTCGCAGGAGGTCCGCACAGCCGCCGTCCGCAGCGCCCGCATGTGGGCCGTCATCTCGGCCATCCAGGTCCTGATGCCCGGCCTGCTGCTGGTCGCGGTCGTCTGGCAGGGCGTACACCTCGCCCGCGAAGGCCGTGTCACGGTCGGCGAGCTCGTCACCGTCTACAGCGCCATCATGATCCTCAACTATCCGCTGCGGCACTTCGAAGAGATCGCCATGGCGTACTCCTTCTCGCGGCCCTCCGCGAAGCGGGCGGCACGCGTGCTCTCGCTCCAGCGAACGACGGAGAGCGCGGGCGCGCGGGACGCGTCCGAGCGCCAGGCCGATGGTCCCGTCGACCCCCTCGGTGATCGTCTCGGTGATCGTCTCGGCGAACACCTCGGTGAACGTCTCGGTGATCGCCTCGGTGAACGGGCCTCCGCGAAGGCGGCCAAGCTCCCCACGGGCGGGTCCCTCACGCCCACCGGCGACCTGTACGACCCGGCGACCGGGCTGCTCGCGCCCGCCGGACGGCTCACCGCGGTGGTCTGCGGCGACCCGGACGAGGCAGGCCGTCTCGCCGAACGTCTCGGCGGGCATCCCGCGTTCGACGGGGCCACGGACCTGCCTTCCGTGCGCCTCGGCGACGTACCGCTGGACGACCTGTCGCTGGCCACCGCACGCACCGCCGTCCTGGTCCAGGACAAGGACCCCGTCCTCCTCTCCGGAACGCTGCGCGAGCTCCTCGACGTACCGGCGTCGGGGGCCGTCAGCCCCGAGGAAGCGCTCGACGCGGCCCAGTGTTCCGACGTCCTGGACGCCCTGGCCCAGGCCTCGACCGACGACGACCCGATGGCCGCCCACCTCACGGAACGCGGCCGCTCCCTCTCGGGAGGCCAGCGCCAACGCCTCGCCCTGGCGCGCTCCCTGGTCACGGACCCCGAGGCACTGGTACTCGACGAGCCGACGTCCGCCGTCGACTCGCACACCGAGGCCCGGGTCGCCGAGGGCATCAGGCACCTGCGCGGAGGACGCACCACCGTGGTGCTCACGTCGTCGCCGCTGCTCCTCGACCGCGCCGAGCGTGTCGTCTTCCTCGCCGACGGCGAGGTCGCGGCGGTGGGGGCGCACCGCGAGCTGGTGCACACCGAGCCGCGGTACCGCGCGGTCGTCACCAGGGAGACCGACGCGGAACGCTCCGCCGCGGACGCCCGCACAGCGACGAACGCGAACGCGGACACGAGTACGAGTACGAGTACGCACGCCCATACGAAAACGCACATCCTGACCGATTTCGACATCGAGGAGACGGCATGA